The following are encoded in a window of Nibricoccus aquaticus genomic DNA:
- a CDS encoding TonB-dependent receptor produces the protein MNTTPKDTLLSVAHRSRLRSAVPVLPLACALLGGILPTSSALAQSTEARQGSGVITGRISNGGTGQYLQNAVIVVDGTGLQARTSTDGYFRISGLTPGTYKVTATYTGLNAETRTVVISEGKDEMVDFDLSSEIYMLGEFIVSSEREGSARAIQEKRESMSMKNIVAADSFGNVVDGNIGELMKNLPGITVDYAGGEDAAAMRFRGMDPSLASITMDGNSIATSPGGDSRSFSLTDFAIQNIETIEVNLAPTPEQPANSMGGSINFKTKSAFNQKGRRIRLDANLSLNSAELEFQKTPGGARTPDRKLMPGFTLSYTEAFGRERPIGVSLVASFSQRFRFNNSYSLPGGYAYNASDLAANGGLATPEMQGTIPSVLWTERAQANERRYIALNLDYKLSDSTSLFLYNSLTQDRGLGDYGHTVRVTSGIQPVGASFDKMLSPTGASFGMSTSVSNNNTRGFSVNPGVKHRFGDLQITYDAYLSRSEYKPDHDRNYSVGYGLNGLGLTIDGISGNATGVLTQTSGVDYKNIANYRSLSMYQDYTYGTDEQRGAKIDGKKPFSFWGVPVELQLGARYNEQTRDLHRFYRKWDLTGNSSSSAFGTAAEPNLQQFADPYFGDQWNFDVPVPNWISPYLVHDYYTTQPGMFYNNYIEGVLSNDRSLFIQGSYSRERYGDRDSKEQIYATYGMATAKLRPNLVLMAGVRYEFTKLTATGIRYDSTSNIFQTGRRFDTVTVGSPYYGITDQQYLANLLFEPVTGRKSYDKVFPNVQVRYEPLKNLVARAAYTTNMGRPDFGAVMPGDNVYDHINLVRRNNTKLMPQEGTNYDFNLEYYLPRSGVLSVTFFRQDIEKYIYSVIYSETRPNSVSGLDEPWTIETRENAGKGKNEGVEFEYRQKLGFITHYLRDLEFRAVFSAADPEAQFLRRTGTPIYQDNPTQAEVDAYMNSPMEWTKIPLANVVEKSANVRLTYNGRRFSGSVAAFWRDEFARTLNLGTLAHTYQAADLRVDLNLTYKMSSHWNAYFDWRNVTDEADERSIFSRTGGYYTSGMVMNVGIKANF, from the coding sequence ATGAACACCACCCCTAAGGACACGCTCCTATCAGTCGCGCACCGCAGCCGGTTGCGCAGTGCCGTCCCCGTTCTGCCGCTCGCTTGTGCGTTGCTAGGCGGAATTCTGCCGACTTCGTCGGCGCTCGCTCAATCCACCGAAGCCCGCCAAGGCAGCGGTGTCATCACTGGCCGAATCTCCAACGGTGGTACGGGCCAGTATCTCCAAAATGCGGTGATCGTGGTGGATGGCACTGGTCTCCAGGCGCGCACCTCTACGGATGGCTATTTTCGCATTTCGGGTCTGACGCCCGGCACCTACAAAGTGACGGCTACGTACACCGGTTTGAATGCGGAGACGCGCACGGTGGTCATTTCTGAGGGCAAGGATGAGATGGTCGATTTCGATCTCAGCTCGGAAATCTACATGCTGGGTGAGTTTATTGTTTCTTCGGAGCGTGAAGGTTCGGCCCGCGCGATTCAGGAGAAGCGCGAATCGATGAGCATGAAAAACATCGTGGCCGCCGACTCCTTCGGGAACGTGGTCGATGGTAACATCGGCGAGCTGATGAAAAATCTGCCGGGCATCACGGTGGATTACGCCGGCGGTGAAGATGCTGCGGCCATGCGTTTCCGCGGTATGGATCCGTCTCTCGCGAGTATCACTATGGACGGCAATTCCATCGCGACGTCTCCAGGCGGTGACTCTCGCAGCTTCTCTCTTACGGATTTCGCCATCCAGAATATCGAGACGATCGAGGTAAATCTCGCGCCGACGCCCGAGCAACCGGCCAACAGCATGGGTGGCTCGATCAACTTTAAGACCAAGAGTGCATTCAATCAGAAGGGGCGCCGTATCCGCCTGGACGCCAACTTGAGCTTGAACAGTGCCGAGCTGGAATTCCAGAAGACGCCCGGTGGCGCGCGCACGCCAGATCGCAAGCTGATGCCTGGCTTTACGCTTTCCTACACGGAAGCATTTGGTCGCGAGCGCCCGATCGGCGTTTCTCTGGTCGCAAGCTTCAGTCAGCGGTTCCGCTTCAATAACTCCTATTCGTTGCCCGGCGGCTATGCTTACAACGCGTCGGATCTGGCTGCCAATGGCGGTCTCGCAACACCCGAGATGCAGGGGACGATTCCCAGCGTTCTCTGGACCGAACGTGCCCAGGCTAATGAGCGGCGCTACATAGCGCTCAATCTGGATTACAAGCTGTCTGACTCCACCTCGTTGTTCCTGTACAATTCGCTTACGCAGGATCGTGGCTTGGGCGACTATGGGCATACGGTTCGCGTGACTTCAGGCATCCAGCCTGTCGGAGCGAGCTTCGACAAAATGCTCTCCCCGACGGGAGCGTCGTTTGGGATGAGCACGAGCGTGAGCAATAACAACACCCGGGGCTTCTCGGTGAATCCTGGCGTGAAACATAGGTTCGGCGATTTGCAGATCACCTATGATGCCTATCTCTCCCGCTCAGAGTACAAGCCGGACCATGATCGCAATTACTCGGTCGGCTATGGCTTGAACGGCCTCGGTCTTACGATCGACGGCATTTCCGGCAATGCTACGGGCGTGCTGACCCAGACTTCAGGCGTCGATTATAAGAATATCGCCAACTATCGTTCCCTGTCGATGTACCAGGATTACACCTACGGTACCGATGAGCAGCGCGGAGCCAAGATCGATGGCAAAAAGCCGTTTTCATTCTGGGGCGTGCCAGTCGAACTTCAGCTGGGCGCTCGTTACAACGAGCAGACCCGCGATCTGCATCGCTTCTACCGCAAATGGGATCTTACGGGTAACAGCAGCTCCAGCGCCTTCGGCACGGCAGCTGAGCCCAATCTCCAGCAATTCGCCGATCCCTATTTCGGCGATCAGTGGAACTTCGACGTTCCGGTGCCCAACTGGATCAGCCCTTACTTGGTGCATGATTATTACACCACGCAGCCTGGGATGTTCTATAACAACTATATCGAAGGGGTGCTCTCGAATGACCGCAGTCTCTTCATCCAGGGTTCGTACTCGCGTGAACGCTATGGTGATCGCGATAGCAAAGAGCAGATCTACGCCACCTACGGCATGGCGACCGCCAAGCTGCGGCCGAACCTCGTCCTCATGGCGGGTGTTCGCTATGAGTTCACGAAGTTGACGGCGACGGGCATCAGATATGACAGCACGAGCAACATCTTCCAGACAGGCCGCCGGTTCGATACGGTCACAGTGGGTTCTCCTTACTACGGAATCACTGATCAGCAGTATCTCGCGAACCTGCTCTTTGAACCCGTCACCGGCCGTAAGTCCTACGACAAAGTGTTTCCCAACGTGCAGGTCCGCTATGAGCCGTTGAAGAACCTGGTGGCCCGCGCTGCTTACACGACCAACATGGGACGGCCGGACTTCGGCGCGGTCATGCCTGGCGATAACGTGTACGATCACATCAATCTGGTGCGTCGTAACAACACCAAGCTGATGCCGCAGGAAGGCACCAACTACGACTTCAACCTCGAATACTACCTGCCGCGCTCGGGCGTGCTTTCTGTCACGTTCTTCCGCCAGGACATCGAGAAATACATCTACAGCGTCATCTACTCCGAAACGCGTCCGAACAGCGTCAGCGGTCTCGATGAACCGTGGACGATTGAAACCCGTGAGAATGCGGGCAAGGGCAAGAACGAGGGTGTGGAGTTCGAGTACCGCCAGAAGCTAGGATTCATCACTCATTACCTGCGCGATCTTGAGTTCCGCGCGGTCTTCTCCGCGGCTGATCCTGAAGCGCAGTTCCTGCGTCGCACGGGTACGCCCATCTACCAGGATAATCCCACCCAGGCTGAAGTGGATGCGTACATGAACAGCCCGATGGAATGGACGAAGATCCCGCTGGCCAACGTGGTCGAGAAATCGGCCAACGTCCGCCTGACCTACAACGGCCGCCGGTTCTCCGGTTCCGTGGCTGCATTCTGGCGCGATGAGTTTGCCCGCACGCTCAACCTCGGGACGCTCGCACACACTTATCAGGCCGCCGATCTGCGCGTTGACCTGAATCTCACCTACAAGATGAGCAGCCACTGGAACGCTTACTTCGACTGGCGCAACGTCACCGACGAAGCCGACGAACGCAGCATCTTCAGCCGCACGGGTGGTTACTACACCTCGGGCATGGTCATGAACGTCGGTATCAAAGCCAACTTCTGA
- a CDS encoding sugar ABC transporter ATP-binding protein — protein MPAPLLDLKNIAKTYPGVRALRGVQFELRPGEVHALLGENGAGKSTLIKIITGLIAADSGSDIHVAGELIADTSPRRMQQLGIACVYQNPTLFNELSVTENLRIAEDGAIISWRDRRAKAQELLSRIGASLDLDAPVKDLRMAEKQLLEIARALGRNARVLILDEPTASLSQQDADRLLDLVEKLRADGVGILYISHRLEEVLRIADRVTVFRDGGYIGTYLQRDVDRSRLIQLMAGRDLAEMFPKTHASIGDVVLETRNLTCARGGVSDISLSVRRGEILGIAGLVGAGRTEFARTLFGLTPADSGEILIDGNAVAITSVSDAIAHHLAYVPEDRKAHGVVEDLPIAENISLALLRRLNGEWLDEAKENALADKFFRQLGVKAPSIFAQTRALSGGNQQKVALARWLATEPRVLILDEPTQGIDVGAKAEIHRLMGQLAKQGLAIILISSELPELLGMADRIAVMRKGRLAGTVDARATTREAVLHLAMEDAA, from the coding sequence ATGCCCGCCCCGCTCCTCGATCTCAAAAACATCGCCAAGACCTATCCGGGCGTCCGCGCCCTCCGTGGCGTCCAGTTCGAGCTCCGCCCCGGTGAAGTCCACGCCCTCCTCGGCGAAAACGGCGCGGGCAAAAGCACGCTCATCAAGATCATCACCGGCCTCATCGCCGCCGACTCCGGCTCCGACATCCACGTCGCTGGCGAACTCATCGCCGACACCTCGCCTCGCCGGATGCAGCAGCTCGGCATCGCCTGCGTTTATCAAAACCCCACGCTCTTCAACGAACTCTCCGTCACCGAAAATCTCCGCATTGCCGAGGACGGCGCGATCATCTCCTGGCGCGACCGCCGCGCCAAAGCCCAGGAACTTCTCTCGCGCATCGGCGCATCGCTAGATCTCGACGCGCCCGTGAAAGACCTGCGCATGGCCGAGAAACAACTCCTCGAAATCGCCCGCGCCCTCGGCCGCAACGCCCGCGTCCTCATTCTCGACGAGCCCACCGCCTCGCTCTCGCAACAGGACGCCGACCGGCTTCTCGATCTCGTCGAAAAACTCCGCGCCGACGGCGTCGGCATCCTCTACATTTCCCACCGCCTCGAGGAAGTCCTCCGCATCGCAGACCGTGTCACCGTCTTCCGCGATGGCGGCTACATCGGCACCTACCTCCAGCGCGACGTCGATCGCTCCCGGCTCATCCAGCTCATGGCCGGCCGCGATCTCGCCGAGATGTTTCCAAAAACTCACGCCTCCATCGGCGACGTCGTTCTCGAAACGCGTAATCTCACCTGCGCTCGCGGCGGCGTATCCGACATCTCCCTCTCCGTCCGCCGCGGCGAAATCCTCGGCATTGCCGGCCTCGTCGGCGCCGGCCGCACCGAATTCGCCCGCACCCTCTTCGGCCTCACCCCCGCCGACTCAGGCGAAATCCTCATCGACGGAAACGCTGTCGCCATAACCTCCGTCTCCGACGCCATCGCCCATCACCTCGCCTACGTCCCCGAAGACCGCAAAGCCCACGGCGTCGTCGAAGATCTTCCCATCGCCGAAAACATTTCCCTCGCCCTCCTCCGCCGCCTCAACGGCGAATGGCTCGACGAGGCCAAGGAAAACGCACTCGCCGATAAATTCTTCCGCCAGCTCGGCGTGAAAGCTCCCAGCATCTTCGCGCAAACCCGTGCCCTCTCCGGCGGCAATCAACAAAAAGTCGCCCTCGCCCGCTGGCTCGCGACCGAACCCCGCGTGCTCATCCTCGATGAGCCCACCCAAGGCATCGACGTCGGCGCCAAGGCCGAGATCCACCGCCTCATGGGCCAGCTCGCGAAACAAGGTCTCGCCATCATCCTGATCTCCTCCGAGCTCCCCGAACTCCTCGGCATGGCCGACCGCATCGCTGTCATGCGCAAGGGCCGCCTCGCCGGCACTGTCGACGCCCGCGCCACCACCCGCGAAGCCGTTCTTCACCTCGCGATGGAGGACGCCGCATGA
- a CDS encoding ABC transporter permease, which yields MSLGKRELALLAAIAVLFALPLFGVSGFYTLGNLRNLVIDNLPVLIAAIGMTIVIVAAQIDISIGSVFAVCGALAGLAAKAGLPMPLVVLTTVAAGAAFGGLNGLLVSRFGIPAIITTLGTMVILRNAIIRATGGDWIQDLPSSFQWFGLGQQTAQPLYIASALILFALFAWALRNTSAGRSFYAVGCDHEASRRIGLNPPNVVLAAFVLMGALTAAAALLNFTRYPTIETNAGLGLELKVIAAVVVGGTAITGGRGSLFGTLLGVILLGAIGTVFTFLHVNPAWEKAIQGAIILAAVVSDTALGKKEAAT from the coding sequence ATGAGCCTCGGCAAACGCGAACTCGCTCTTCTCGCCGCCATCGCCGTGCTCTTCGCGCTGCCGCTCTTCGGCGTATCCGGATTCTACACACTCGGCAATCTCCGCAATCTCGTCATCGACAACCTGCCCGTGCTCATCGCCGCCATCGGCATGACCATCGTTATCGTCGCCGCGCAGATCGACATCTCCATCGGCTCCGTCTTCGCCGTCTGCGGCGCGCTCGCCGGTCTCGCCGCCAAGGCCGGCCTGCCCATGCCGCTCGTCGTCCTCACGACCGTCGCCGCCGGCGCAGCCTTCGGCGGACTCAACGGCCTGCTCGTCTCCCGCTTCGGCATCCCCGCCATCATCACCACGCTCGGCACGATGGTGATCCTCCGCAACGCCATCATCCGCGCCACCGGCGGCGACTGGATTCAAGACCTCCCCTCCAGCTTCCAGTGGTTCGGCCTCGGCCAGCAAACCGCTCAACCGCTCTACATCGCCTCCGCCCTCATACTCTTCGCACTCTTCGCGTGGGCGCTCCGCAACACGTCCGCCGGCCGCAGCTTCTACGCCGTCGGTTGCGATCACGAAGCTTCCCGTCGCATCGGCCTCAATCCACCCAACGTCGTCCTCGCCGCCTTCGTGCTCATGGGCGCGCTCACCGCCGCCGCCGCCCTGCTCAACTTCACCCGCTATCCCACCATCGAGACCAACGCCGGCCTCGGCCTCGAACTCAAAGTCATCGCCGCTGTCGTCGTCGGCGGCACCGCCATCACCGGCGGACGCGGCTCACTCTTCGGCACGCTGCTCGGCGTCATCCTCCTCGGCGCCATCGGCACCGTATTCACTTTCCTACACGTCAACCCGGCTTGGGAAAAAGCCATCCAAGGCGCGATAATCCTCGCCGCCGTCGTCAGCGATACCGCGCTCGGCAAGAAGGAGGCCGCCACGTGA
- a CDS encoding substrate-binding domain-containing protein, which translates to MNAPQPYFIPTKRPSFLTRWCPNAEWVLLLVLALEIAVFAIAGDNFLSVENGFEITRLAAEIGLLAFGLTLVIKTGGIDLSVGSMMGLGAVVLGASWSGLGLPIWIAATLTVVLGAAGGALNGLLITRLRVPPLIVTLGTFSLFRGLAEAATGGYVSYTGFPSSFLALGQNYLGGFLPVQFIVFLVVFIALWLLLHRTVFGRELTALGFNAAGARFAGVRVGSITLRSYIICGICAALAGIVYVARIGQAKADAGTGYELLAIAAVVLGGTAIAGGRGTLHGTLLGLLCLVVLQNGLRLSGQPSEIAGLCAGLILIVAIALNQLWNRQQRAAQIASTRPLSNNPNATSSDFDMKNSQVALIIAAILGGAVLIAASNIFLARSLTGSPAARNASGSPEPVAKKLVVAMTPKAKADPYFVSCKQGADEAAAKLGVDILWDAPTDPDPAKQNEIVEAWITKGVDVIAASCASPEAISSVLRKAQQRGIKVITWDADARSDARSFFVNQATAQGIGSTLADEGSRLAGGEGEYAIITASLTDANQNEWIKFIKERMAAAHPKMKLAAIHPCDGQRDKAMLEAKNITRAYPNVKSILAICSPAVPGAAEALKQEGRTNVKLTGLSTPNLNREYVKDGWVQSIVLWNTMDLGYLTVTAAKALHDGSLAPGASSVAAGKLGSIAIDGDNILLGKPFVFTKENIDQFKF; encoded by the coding sequence GTGAACGCGCCGCAGCCCTACTTCATCCCCACCAAGCGCCCGTCGTTCCTCACGCGTTGGTGCCCCAACGCCGAGTGGGTCCTGCTCCTCGTCCTCGCGCTCGAGATCGCCGTCTTCGCCATCGCAGGCGACAACTTCCTCTCCGTCGAAAACGGTTTCGAGATCACGCGCCTCGCCGCCGAAATCGGCCTGCTCGCCTTCGGTCTCACTCTCGTCATCAAGACCGGCGGCATCGATCTCTCCGTCGGCTCGATGATGGGCCTCGGCGCCGTCGTCCTCGGCGCATCCTGGTCCGGCCTCGGCCTTCCCATCTGGATCGCCGCCACGCTCACCGTCGTCCTCGGAGCCGCCGGCGGCGCGCTCAACGGCCTGCTCATCACGCGCCTTCGCGTCCCTCCGCTCATCGTCACGCTCGGCACCTTCTCCCTCTTCCGCGGCCTCGCCGAAGCCGCGACCGGCGGCTACGTCAGCTACACCGGCTTCCCGTCGTCCTTCCTCGCCCTCGGCCAAAACTACCTCGGCGGTTTTCTCCCCGTTCAGTTCATCGTCTTCCTCGTCGTTTTCATCGCGCTCTGGCTGCTGCTTCACCGCACCGTCTTCGGCCGCGAGCTCACCGCCCTCGGCTTCAACGCCGCCGGAGCCCGTTTCGCCGGTGTGCGCGTAGGGTCGATCACACTACGGAGCTACATCATCTGCGGCATCTGCGCTGCGCTCGCAGGCATCGTCTACGTCGCCCGCATCGGTCAGGCCAAAGCCGACGCCGGCACCGGCTACGAACTCCTAGCCATCGCCGCCGTCGTTCTCGGCGGCACCGCCATCGCCGGCGGACGCGGCACGCTTCACGGCACGTTGCTCGGCCTGCTCTGTCTCGTCGTCCTCCAAAACGGCCTGCGCCTCTCCGGTCAGCCCAGCGAGATCGCCGGTCTCTGCGCCGGCCTCATCCTGATCGTCGCCATCGCGCTGAACCAGCTCTGGAACCGCCAGCAACGCGCCGCGCAAATCGCCAGCACCCGCCCCCTTTCCAACAACCCCAACGCCACCTCTTCCGACTTTGATATGAAAAACAGCCAGGTTGCCCTCATCATCGCCGCCATCCTCGGCGGCGCCGTCCTCATCGCCGCGAGCAACATCTTCCTCGCCCGCTCGCTCACCGGTTCCCCCGCAGCCCGCAACGCCTCAGGCTCGCCCGAGCCGGTCGCGAAAAAACTCGTCGTCGCCATGACGCCGAAAGCCAAGGCCGACCCCTACTTCGTCTCCTGCAAACAAGGCGCCGACGAAGCCGCCGCCAAACTCGGCGTCGATATCCTATGGGACGCACCGACCGATCCCGATCCCGCGAAGCAAAACGAAATCGTCGAGGCATGGATCACCAAAGGCGTCGACGTCATCGCCGCCAGCTGCGCCAGTCCCGAAGCCATTTCCTCCGTCCTCCGCAAAGCCCAGCAACGCGGCATCAAGGTCATCACGTGGGACGCCGACGCCCGCTCCGACGCCCGCAGTTTCTTCGTGAATCAAGCCACCGCCCAAGGCATCGGCTCCACGCTTGCCGACGAAGGCTCCCGCCTCGCCGGCGGCGAAGGCGAATACGCGATCATCACCGCCTCGCTCACCGACGCTAATCAGAACGAGTGGATCAAGTTCATCAAAGAGCGCATGGCCGCCGCGCACCCGAAGATGAAACTCGCCGCCATCCACCCGTGCGACGGCCAGCGCGACAAGGCCATGCTCGAGGCCAAGAACATCACGCGCGCCTACCCCAACGTGAAGTCCATCCTCGCCATCTGCTCCCCCGCCGTTCCCGGCGCCGCCGAAGCCCTCAAACAAGAAGGCCGCACCAACGTAAAACTCACCGGCCTCTCCACGCCGAATCTGAATCGCGAATACGTCAAAGACGGCTGGGTCCAGTCCATCGTCCTCTGGAACACCATGGACCTCGGCTACCTCACCGTCACCGCCGCCAAAGCGCTCCACGACGGCTCGCTCGCCCCCGGCGCTTCCAGCGTCGCCGCCGGCAAACTCGGCTCGATCGCCATCGACGGCGACAACATCCTCCTCGGAAAACCCTTCGTCTTCACCAAAGAGAACATCGATCAGTTCAAATTCTGA
- a CDS encoding TspO/MBR family protein, translating to MNSDPTPAPIKPRDWFALTGFLAASFAASAIGGLATASSVTTWFPTIAKPAWNPPSAVFAPVWTILYIFMSIAAWRVWRHRENPALRPAVRALLIAHFLQLILNTAWSLLFFGLRRPDLAFIDIVALLAALFWIQVRLSRIDRPAAMLWTPYLLWVTFATALNFSIWHLNQ from the coding sequence GTGAATTCCGATCCAACGCCCGCTCCCATCAAACCTCGCGACTGGTTCGCTCTCACCGGCTTTCTAGCCGCCTCTTTCGCGGCCTCGGCCATCGGTGGACTCGCCACCGCCTCCAGCGTCACGACCTGGTTCCCCACCATAGCCAAGCCCGCTTGGAATCCCCCCAGCGCCGTCTTCGCCCCCGTCTGGACCATCCTCTATATTTTCATGTCCATCGCCGCCTGGCGCGTCTGGCGCCACCGCGAAAACCCCGCCCTGCGCCCCGCCGTCCGCGCTCTCCTCATCGCGCATTTCCTCCAACTCATCCTCAACACCGCCTGGTCCCTCCTCTTCTTCGGCCTGCGCCGTCCCGACCTCGCCTTTATCGACATCGTCGCCCTACTCGCCGCCCTTTTCTGGATACAAGTCCGCCTCTCCCGCATCGACCGCCCCGCCGCCATGCTCTGGACGCCCTACCTCCTCTGGGTCACCTTCGCCACCGCCCTGAATTTCTCCATCTGGCACCTCAACCAATAA
- a CDS encoding RsmE family RNA methyltransferase has protein sequence MPDFRVHSIPPETAPTTLQLTPDESHHLIVVNRARRGAPVIAFDGRGTEWICELTTDAKNAAVLTVRDTHRAPPLSHAITLAQALPKGPGFDDIIRKATEIGAARVVPIVSERTQVHLDGDRQDKKIEKWRTAALEAAKQCGNPWLPEIAPLQSLNAFFASHYGARSTSNSGYDLKLIASLHPGAKPLKTLFAETAAALGHAPRRVLWLIGPEGDFTPAEVETALRSGFAPATLGTLVLRCETAATYALSVTAHELSL, from the coding sequence ATGCCCGACTTTCGCGTTCATTCGATCCCTCCGGAAACTGCTCCGACGACTCTCCAACTAACCCCCGACGAGTCCCACCACCTGATCGTCGTCAACCGCGCCCGCCGCGGCGCCCCCGTCATCGCCTTCGACGGTCGCGGCACCGAATGGATCTGCGAACTCACGACCGACGCTAAAAACGCCGCCGTCCTCACGGTTCGCGACACGCACCGCGCCCCTCCCCTCAGCCACGCCATCACCCTCGCCCAAGCACTCCCCAAAGGCCCCGGGTTCGACGACATCATCCGCAAAGCGACCGAGATCGGTGCCGCCCGCGTCGTCCCTATCGTGAGCGAACGCACCCAGGTTCACCTCGACGGCGACCGTCAGGACAAAAAGATCGAAAAATGGCGCACCGCCGCCCTCGAAGCCGCCAAACAATGCGGCAACCCCTGGCTCCCCGAGATCGCCCCGCTGCAATCGCTCAACGCCTTCTTTGCTTCCCACTACGGAGCCCGCTCCACGAGCAACAGCGGCTACGATCTCAAACTCATCGCCAGCCTCCACCCCGGCGCGAAACCGCTCAAAACGCTCTTCGCCGAAACCGCCGCCGCCCTCGGCCACGCCCCCCGCCGCGTCCTCTGGCTCATCGGCCCCGAAGGCGATTTCACCCCCGCCGAAGTCGAAACCGCTCTCCGTTCCGGTTTCGCCCCAGCCACACTGGGCACCCTCGTGCTCCGCTGCGAAACCGCCGCCACCTACGCGCTCAGCGTGACCGCCCACGAGCTTTCACTCTGA
- a CDS encoding TonB-dependent receptor plug domain-containing protein has translation MSFRKQARWLVLLSAAVAQAAPEKKDDAAEVTLEKFVVSGAAAGQFTAGGGSSKATLTPVEMLMIPGSAADVNRALQTLPGVQAADEGNALFVRGGDSRETGMWINGIRYPGTTSVNAPMGTFTGSISPWLGAKTEFAAGGFGAGTGDVLSGAVKIETLGVPEAREASVNLAAGTVAGAVSWPWGTRAGMTVTATRLDLEPYFELFKPSRSFAEAPEGNTFSVAGGWKYRPEGEVRWFGLHETATVALPVKDVFQSGEYRSEGETRFGVVSWREKRGAWTHDVSIGGGADEKREDWMTSSWTTEQERSEIVARSAWDAGYGVWRGGAEVAGERLDYAWEFLAPGGAGAAERLVYRGRSRETLTAGWVELETSVARNVNATAGVRAWDSRRAGEAGFDPRLALIWQMSRRASWSVSGGRYHQVAEGFYYRDGTEPARAMQADQVIVSYDWKRGQRSVRVEAYAKRYRRIVGFDRKYSVVGDGVGEARGVDFMIKQPLPWEASGRLTWSTVWAERTDPATGVEAPAPWAVRNSVVLIVERDFGNWKCSLAGRWANGRAFTPITGAVSNGGGGSEPVFGAVNSENYPSFRRIDCTLARTWEVSKRVTAVTYLAGFNLAGWDNVQAYEYSDDFRERREVPTLFSRGLFFGVNLIFR, from the coding sequence ATGAGTTTTAGAAAACAGGCGCGGTGGCTGGTTTTGTTATCTGCAGCGGTGGCGCAGGCGGCGCCGGAGAAAAAGGACGATGCGGCGGAGGTGACTTTGGAGAAATTTGTGGTGAGCGGGGCGGCGGCGGGGCAGTTCACGGCGGGGGGCGGATCGAGCAAGGCCACGCTGACGCCGGTGGAGATGTTGATGATTCCGGGATCGGCGGCGGATGTGAACCGGGCGTTGCAGACGCTGCCTGGTGTGCAGGCGGCGGATGAAGGCAATGCGCTGTTCGTGCGGGGTGGCGACAGCCGGGAAACAGGGATGTGGATTAACGGTATCCGCTATCCGGGCACGACATCGGTGAATGCGCCGATGGGGACGTTTACGGGGTCGATCAGTCCATGGCTGGGGGCGAAGACGGAATTTGCGGCGGGCGGGTTTGGCGCGGGGACGGGCGATGTGCTCTCGGGGGCGGTGAAGATCGAGACGCTGGGTGTGCCCGAGGCGCGGGAGGCGAGCGTGAACCTCGCGGCGGGGACGGTCGCGGGCGCGGTGAGCTGGCCGTGGGGCACGCGTGCCGGCATGACGGTGACGGCGACGCGGCTGGATCTGGAGCCGTACTTCGAGTTGTTCAAACCGTCGCGGAGTTTCGCGGAGGCGCCGGAGGGAAATACGTTCAGCGTGGCGGGAGGCTGGAAGTACCGGCCGGAGGGTGAGGTGCGGTGGTTTGGGTTGCACGAGACGGCGACGGTGGCGTTGCCGGTGAAGGATGTTTTCCAGTCGGGCGAGTATCGCAGCGAAGGGGAGACGCGTTTTGGTGTGGTGAGCTGGCGGGAGAAGCGCGGCGCGTGGACGCATGATGTGAGCATCGGCGGAGGGGCGGATGAGAAGCGGGAGGACTGGATGACGTCGTCGTGGACGACGGAGCAGGAGCGGAGCGAGATCGTGGCGAGGAGCGCGTGGGACGCGGGGTATGGAGTCTGGCGCGGTGGCGCAGAAGTGGCGGGCGAGCGGCTGGATTATGCGTGGGAGTTTTTGGCGCCGGGCGGAGCGGGGGCGGCGGAGCGGCTGGTTTATCGCGGGCGCTCGCGCGAGACGTTGACGGCGGGATGGGTGGAGCTGGAGACGAGCGTGGCGCGCAACGTGAACGCGACGGCTGGGGTGAGGGCGTGGGATTCACGGCGGGCGGGCGAGGCGGGGTTTGATCCGCGGCTGGCGTTGATCTGGCAGATGAGCAGGCGCGCGTCGTGGTCGGTCTCGGGCGGGCGGTATCACCAGGTGGCGGAAGGGTTTTATTATCGCGACGGAACTGAGCCGGCGCGGGCGATGCAGGCGGACCAGGTGATCGTGTCGTACGACTGGAAGCGCGGGCAGCGCTCGGTGCGGGTGGAAGCGTATGCGAAGCGTTACCGCAGGATCGTGGGGTTTGACCGGAAGTATTCGGTGGTCGGTGACGGGGTGGGCGAGGCGCGCGGGGTGGATTTTATGATCAAGCAGCCGTTGCCGTGGGAGGCGAGCGGGCGGCTGACGTGGAGCACGGTGTGGGCGGAGCGGACCGATCCGGCGACGGGCGTGGAAGCGCCGGCGCCGTGGGCGGTGAGGAATTCGGTGGTGCTGATCGTGGAGCGGGATTTCGGAAACTGGAAATGCTCTCTCGCCGGGCGCTGGGCGAACGGGCGGGCGTTCACGCCGATCACCGGTGCGGTGAGCAACGGCGGCGGCGGGAGCGAGCCGGTTTTCGGGGCGGTCAATTCGGAGAATTATCCCTCGTTCCGGAGGATCGACTGCACCCTTGCGCGGACGTGGGAAGTTTCGAAGCGCGTGACGGCGGTGACTTATCTCGCGGGCTTCAACCTGGCGGGCTGGGACAATGTGCAGGCGTACGAGTACTCCGACGATTTTCGCGAGCGGCGCGAAGTGCCGACGCTGTTCAGCCGCGGACTCTTTTTTGGCGTGAACCTGATTTTCCGTTAA